The genomic segment GTGCGCGGGGCGGCGCCGATGAAGATGAACATCCGGCCGCAGGCGACGTCCTCGACTTGCTCGGTCCGGTTGTTGACCAGGGTCAGCTTCTCCAGGTGGCCGTCGCCGGTGGCGCGCCGCACCTCGGTGCAGGTCAACACATTGATCTTGGGGTTCGCCTCGATCTGCTGGATCAGGTAGTACGACATCGACGCCTCCAGCGACGGAGCGCGCACCACGATGTTGACCGACTTCGCCGTCCGTGACAGATACATCGCGGCCTGGCCGGCGGAGTTGGCGCCGCCGATCACATAGACCTCTTCGTCCTCGCAGTCCGAGGCGATCGATACCGCGGCGCCGTAGTAGACGCCGCAGCCGGTCAGCTCCGTGAGTCCCTCGGCGGTCAGCTGACGGTAGGAGACACCGGTGGCCAGGATGACCGCGTGTGCGTCGACCGACCCGCCGTCGGCGAACCGCACGGTGCGCTTGGGGCCGTTCACCTCGAGGCTGGTCGCCTTGCGGGCGGTGATGATCTCCGCACCGAACTTCTCGGCCTGCCGGCGAGCCCGCTCGGCCAGCTGGCCGCCCGATACTCCGTCCGGGAAGCCCAGATAGTTCTCGATGCGCGAGCTCTGCCCCGCTTGCCCGCCGGTCGCGGTGTGCTCGATCAGCACCGTGCGCAGTCCCTCGGAGGCGCCGTATACGGCGGCGGCCAGGCCGGCCGGCCCACCGCCGATGACGATCAGGTCGTAGAACTCCTGCGACGGGGTGGAGGACAGGCCCAGTGTGTCGGCCAGCTCGGCGTCGGAGGGTTCCACCAGCGGGTCGCCGTGCTCGGTGACGACGACGGGCAGCCGCTTGCCGTCTTCGCCGGCCGCCTGCAGGAGTCGCTCGCCGTCGGGCTCGTCGGCCATGAACCAGGTGTAGTAGAGGCCGTTGCGAGCCAGGAAGTCACGCACCTCCCAGGATCGCGCCGACCAGCGATGCCCGATCACCTTGGTGTGCGGGATGGGGTGTTCTGGTGCCGCCCGCCAGGACTCGAGCAGCCCGTCGATGACGGGGTAGAACTTCTCCTCCGGCGGATCCCACGGCTTGAGCAGGTAGTGGTCCAGGTCCACGACGTTGATCGCATCGATTGCGGCGTGGGTGTCGGCGTAGGCGGTGAGCAGCACGCGGCGCGCCACCGGGTACAAATCCATCGCCTGCTCGAGAAACTCGATGCCGCTCATCTGCGGCATCCGGTAGTCGGCGATCAGCGTGGCGACCGTTTCGCCGCGCAGCTTGAGCTGCTTGAGGGTTTCCAGCGCCTCGGGACCCGACTCCGCGCGCACGATGCGGTGATTCTCGCCGTATTTGCGCCGCAGGTCCCGGGCCACAGCGCGCGAAACCGCGGGATCGTCGTCGACGGTCATGATCACCGGTTTGCGTGACTGCGCGGCGCCATCAAGGGGACGTGTCATCGTGGTCAAGTATGCCCTTGTCAGGAGTGGTGTGGTGGGTCGAGGTGACGCCCGCGAGCGCCCGGATCGCGGATTTTGGCCACGCCGCACGAGCGGGTACCATGGAGCGACGGTGCGACATTTCGCGCCGGCTTTTTTGTGTGTCCGTTCCCTAGGAATTTCCTGTCACCGGCTCACGTTCCAAAGTCGGTGTGAATGCTGTGCCGTCGTTGGCGCAGACGACAACGAAACTAAACGACGAGGATTTGACGAGTAGTTATGGCCAAGAAGGACGGCGCCATCGAGGTCGAGGGCCGGGTGGTCGAGCCCCTGCCCAATGCGATGTTTCGCATTGAGCTGGAGAACGGTCACAAGGTGCTTGCCCACATCAGCGGCAAGATGCGGCAGCACTACATCCGCATCCTGCCCGAGGACCGGGTGGTGGTGGAGCTGTCTCCCTACGACCTGTCCCGGGGCCGCATCGTGTACCGGTACAAGTAACCAACCAACAGACGAGAACAGGATCGAAAAGCCGTGAAGGTCAACCCCAGCGTGAAGCCGATTTGCGACAAGTGCAGGGTGATCCGTCGGCATGGGCGGGTCATGGTGATCTGCTCCGATCCACGCCACAAGCAGCGCCAGGGCTAGCCACGACCGCAAGCACGGCGTAACGGGTCGGCACAAACGAACCAAGACCCAGGCCGAGCAGCACCTACAACTAAATGCAGACCTCCCAGCACCACTGAACGGCTCGCATCTTTAGAGATGGGTCCGTTCATCTACGCCCGGTCGGAGGCCGGGCCCCGATCGATTCGGGAACGGGCTGGGAAAAGACCTCCGCTTAGAAAAAGAGGAAACGCCACCTATGGCTCGACTAGTAGGCGTCGATCTGCCGCGTGACAAGCGGATGGAGATCGCGCTGACCTACATCTTCGGCATCGGCCGTACCCGCTCCACCGAGATCTTGGAAGCGACCGGCATCGACCGGAATCTGCGCACCAGGGACCTCACCGACGACCAGCTGACCCACCTGCGTGACTACATCGAGGCCAACCTCAAGGTCGAGGGTGACCTGCGCCGCGAGGTTCAGGCCGACATCCGCCGCAAGATCGAGATCGGCTGCTATCAGGGTCTGCGGCACCGCCGCGGCCTGCCGGTGCGTGGCCAGCGCACCAAGACCAACGCGCGTACCCGCAAGGGCCCCAAGCGCACCATCGCCGGCAAGAAGAAGGCCAGGTAACCGCCCATGCCACCAGCCAAGAAGGCAGCAGCGTCGGCCCCCAAGAAGGGGCAGAAGACTCGCAAGCGGGAAAAGAAGAACATCCCGCACGGCGCCGCGCACATCAAGAGCACGTTCAACAACACGATCGTGAGCATCACCGACCCGCAGGGCAACGTCATCGCCTGGGCGTCGTCGGGCCACGTCGGCTTCAAGGGCTCGCGCAAATCGACGCCGTTCGCCGCGCAGCTCGCTGCCGAGAACGCCGCGCGCAAGGCCCAGGAGCACGGCGTGCGCAAGGTCGACGTGTTCGTGAAGGGCCCGGGTTCGGGCCGGGAGACCGCGATCCGTTCGCTGCAGGCCGCGGGCCTGGAGGTCGGCGCGATCTCCGACGTCACCCCCCAGCCGCACAACGGCTGCCGCCCGCCCAAGCGACGCAGGGTCTAGGAGGAGAATCATGGCTCGTTACACCGGACCCATCACCCGCAAATCGCGCCGGCTGCGCACCGACCTCGTCGGTGGCGACCAGGCCTTCGAGAAGCGTCCCTACCCGCCCGGCCAGCACGGCCGCGCACGGATCAAGGAAAGCGAATACCTCCTGCAGCTGCAGGAGAAGCAGAAGGCCCGCTTCACCTACGGCGTAATGGAAAAGCAGTTCCGTCGCTACTACGAAGAGGCCGTGCGCCACTCCGGCAAGACCGGTGAGAACCTGCTGCAGATCCTGGAGAGCCGGTTGGACAACGTCGTGTACCGCGCCGGGCTGGCGCGTACCCGCCGGATGGCCCGCCAGCTGGTCAGCCACGGGCACTTCAGCGTCAACGGCGTGCACGTCAATGTCCCCAGCTACCGGGTGTCGCAGTACGACATCATCGACGTGCGGGACGGGTCGCTGAACACCGTGCCCTTCCAGATCGCGCGGGAGACGGCGGGCGACCGTCCGATCCCGAGCTGGCTGCAGGTGGTGGGGGAGCGTCAGCGCATCCTCGTGCACCAATTGCCCGAGCGCGCACAGATCGACGTGCCGCTCACCGAGCAGCTCATCGTCGAGTACTACTCGAAGTAAAGACCCCCTGCGCTGAACCCGGCGCAGGTCTGAACGGCATCAAATAGCGGGTGCCGAGAAGGAGAAAAGAAAACCATGCTGATTTCTCAGCGACCCACACTGTCCGAGGAAATCCTCACCGACAGCCGGTCCCAGTTCGTCATCGAACCGTTGGAGCCGGGTTTCGGTTACACCCTTGGTAATTCGCTGCGGCGCACGCTGCTGTCGTCGATTCCCGGCGCGGCCGTGACCAGCATTCGCATCGACGGCGTGCTGCACGAGTTCACCACCGTGCCCGGCGTCAAGGAGGATGTCACCGACATCATCCTGAACCTCAAGGGTCTGGTGGTGTCCTCCGAGGAGGACGAGCCGGTCACGATGTACCTGCGCAAGCAGGGCCCGGGTGAGGTCACCGCGGGTGACATCGTGCCGCCCGCCGGCGTCACGGTGCACAACCCCGGCATGCACATCGCGACGTTGAACGACAAGGGCAAGCTCGAGGTCGAGCTCGTCGTCGAGCGCGGTCGTGGTTACGTCCCGGCCGTGCAGAACCGTGCCTCCGGTGCCGAAATCGGCCGTATCCCAGTCGATTCCATCTACTCGCCGGTACTCAAGGTCACCTACAAGGTGGATGCCACCCGTGTCGAGCAGCGCACCGACTTCGACAAGCTGATCCTGGACGTGGAGACCAAGAGTTCGATCACCCCCCGCGACGCGCTGGCGTCGGCGGGTAAGACCCTGGTCGAATTGTTCGGCCTGGCACGCGAACTCAACGTCGAGGCCGAGGGCATCGAGATCGGGCCGTCGCCGGCTGAGGCCGACCACATCGCCTCGTTCGCGCTGCCGATCGACGACCTGGATCTGACCGTTCGCTCCTACAACTGCCTCAAGCGCGAGGGTGTGCACACCGTCGGCGAGCTGGTCAGCCGCACCGAGTCCGACCTGCTCGACATCCGCAACTTCGGCCAGAAGTCCATCGACGAGGTGAAGGTCAAGCTGCACCAGCTGGGCCTGTCGCTCAAGGACAGCCCGCCGAGCTTCGACCCGTCGGAGGTCGCGGGCTACGACGTCGCCACCGGCACCTGGTCCAGCGAGGGGTCGTACGACGACGCGGACTACGCCGAAACCGAACAGCTCTAGCGCACGTCCGGCGACGATGCGGCCGTGCAGCGGCCGCTGAGGAACCGGACACATGCAACACCGTCCGTCCCGGCCCTACCTGATACGGGGGTCGGCCGCTAAATAGGAGATAGTGCAATGCCCAAGCCCACTAAGGGCCCTCGCCTCGGCGGGTCGTCTTCGCACCAGAAGGCTCTGCTGGCCAACCTGGCCACGTCGCTGTTCGAGCACGGTCGTATCAAGACGACCGAGCCCAAGGCACGTGCGCTGCGGCCGTACGCGGAGAAGCTGATCACGCACGCGAAAAAGGGCACGCTGCACAATCGCCGAGAGGTGATGAAGAAGATCCGCGACAAGGACGTGGTGCACGCCCTTTTCGCGGAGATCGGGCCGCACTTCGCCGATCGTGAGGGTGGCTACACCCGCATCATCAAGGTCGAGGCGCGCAAGGGCGACAACGCCCCGATGGCCGTGATCGAGCTGGTGCAGGAAAAGACCGTCACCTCGGAGGCCGACCGTGCGCGTCGGGTGAAGGCTTCTAAGAAGTCTTCCGAGACGGGAGAGGCGCCGGTGGCTGCGGCCGCCGCGCCGCAGGCCGCGGTCGAGCCCGAGGCCGCCGAAGGCCCGACGGCCGAGGAGGCGACGGCTGTCGAAGCCGAGGTCGAGGAGACCACGACCGCTGAGGCCGTTGAGCCGGCTACCGAGGCTGAAGCGACCGAGCAGCCCGAGGCTGAGACCGCCGACGAGGGTGACGAGCCCACCGACAAGTAGCGAAGACGTCCGTCTTAGGCTCGATATCGCCTACGACGGAACCGATTTCGCGGGCTGGGCAACGCAGGCCGGGCAGCGCACTGTCGCCGGCGTCATCGACGACGCGCTGACGACGGTTTTCCGCACGCCGGTCAAGCTGTGGGCGGCCGGGCGCACCGACACGGGAGTACATGCCACCGGACAGGTGGCCCATGTCGATGTGCCCGCCGCCGCCTTGCCTCATGCCTACCCACGTTCGCCGCGCGCGGGCGATCCGGAATTCCTGCCGCTGCTGCGCCGCCTGGGCCGCTTTTTGCCCACCGACGTCCGGGTGCTCGGAATTGCCCGCGCCCCAGCGGGTTTCGACGCACGGTTCTCGGCGCTGCGGCGTCATTACGAGTACCGGTTGTCGACGGCTGCCTACGGTGTCCAGCCGCGGCAAGCGCGCTACATCACCGCTTGGCCGCGCGACCTGGACGTGGAGGCGATGAGCATCGCATCGCGAGATCTGCTGGGGTTGAACGACTTTGCGGCCTTCTGTCGCTATCGCACCGGTGCCACCACGATTCGCGACCTGCAGCGGCTGGATTGGTCGCGCGACGGCGACCTGATCACCGCGCACGTCACCGCCGACGCGTTCTGCTGGCAGATGGTGCGCTCCCTGGTCGGTGCGCTGCTGGCCGTCGGCGAACACCGGCGCAGTGCGCAATGGTGCCGTGAATTGCTCAGCGCGCCAGCACGATCCAGCGACTTCGCGGCCGCTCCGGCGCAGGGCCTGACGCTGGTGGGCGTGGACTATCCGCCCGACGACGAGCTCGCGTCGCGCATCCTGATCACCCGCGATCTGCGCACGCGCTAGTTCGAGGCATCGCCGATCGGGACGACTACAGCTTGCCGGCCGCGAAGCTGGCCGCCTGATCCACCAATCCGGAGTCGATGTACGACGGTTGCAGATGCGACGCCCACACCGCCTTCCCGTTGCCGTTGCAGATCGGGTCGCCGGGCGCGCACTCCTCGATCGTCTTACCGGCGAAGGCCGGGCTGAAGCCGGGGACCGGGCCGAGCACCCGCTGAGTACCGTTGCCGAACAACGCGACTGCCGCGACGTGCTGATCGATGCCCGGGGGCAACGGGTTCTTGAACCCGAACGAGGGCTGGGTCACTGCGATCACCAGGTCGGCCGACACGGCGCCGAGCGAGTAACCGCCGAGCACCTCGCGGGTGTTCGGGCAGTGTTTGGCCATGTACTGGACGTGGTTGCTCATGTCGATGGCGCCCTTGGCCGGATCGACGTCGGCGGGGTAGTTGACCCCGTAGACGCCGAGGGGCAACTGCGTCTTGGACCGCAGCGAGTTGGCGAACGCATCGCCGACCAGGCCGGCGCCGGGCGGCTCCTCACGGCCGCGGGCGAACACCACCTCGGCACCCGGACACGGCGGGCCCGCCGAGGCCACCGGCGCCAGCGTCAAAGCCGAGCCGGCGATCATGGATATCGCGAACAGCGTGTTGCCAAACGGTTTGACCCCCATGAGCCGATGGTACGCATTTTCGGCGGGTACTAGTGAACGGCCGTGATCACTCCGCGATCGCAGTGTGACCGGATCTTTGTGCAGCTAGATCTTGGCGGCGACGAAATGTGCTGCCTTATTGGTCAATCCGGGCACGTAGCTGAGGTGGGCCGGCCACGAGTTGCCGTCGGAGCAGATCGGGTCGCCGGGGTTGCACACGTTGAGGATCTTGCCGCCGAAATCCGTGCTGAGGACGGTCATCAGATTGCCGGCCCGGCCCGACGGATTCCCGAACAGGACG from the Mycobacterium lentiflavum genome contains:
- a CDS encoding FAD-dependent oxidoreductase, coding for MTRPLDGAAQSRKPVIMTVDDDPAVSRAVARDLRRKYGENHRIVRAESGPEALETLKQLKLRGETVATLIADYRMPQMSGIEFLEQAMDLYPVARRVLLTAYADTHAAIDAINVVDLDHYLLKPWDPPEEKFYPVIDGLLESWRAAPEHPIPHTKVIGHRWSARSWEVRDFLARNGLYYTWFMADEPDGERLLQAAGEDGKRLPVVVTEHGDPLVEPSDAELADTLGLSSTPSQEFYDLIVIGGGPAGLAAAVYGASEGLRTVLIEHTATGGQAGQSSRIENYLGFPDGVSGGQLAERARRQAEKFGAEIITARKATSLEVNGPKRTVRFADGGSVDAHAVILATGVSYRQLTAEGLTELTGCGVYYGAAVSIASDCEDEEVYVIGGANSAGQAAMYLSRTAKSVNIVVRAPSLEASMSYYLIQQIEANPKINVLTCTEVRRATGDGHLEKLTLVNNRTEQVEDVACGRMFIFIGAAPRTEWLDGVVARDDHGFILTGPDLRNVCGWTLDRPPHHLETSVPGVFATGDVRSTSAKRVAAAVGEGSMAVMLVHRYLAES
- the infA gene encoding translation initiation factor IF-1, giving the protein MAKKDGAIEVEGRVVEPLPNAMFRIELENGHKVLAHISGKMRQHYIRILPEDRVVVELSPYDLSRGRIVYRYK
- the rpmJ gene encoding 50S ribosomal protein L36, producing MKVNPSVKPICDKCRVIRRHGRVMVICSDPRHKQRQG
- the rpsM gene encoding 30S ribosomal protein S13, coding for MARLVGVDLPRDKRMEIALTYIFGIGRTRSTEILEATGIDRNLRTRDLTDDQLTHLRDYIEANLKVEGDLRREVQADIRRKIEIGCYQGLRHRRGLPVRGQRTKTNARTRKGPKRTIAGKKKAR
- the rpsK gene encoding 30S ribosomal protein S11, whose protein sequence is MPPAKKAAASAPKKGQKTRKREKKNIPHGAAHIKSTFNNTIVSITDPQGNVIAWASSGHVGFKGSRKSTPFAAQLAAENAARKAQEHGVRKVDVFVKGPGSGRETAIRSLQAAGLEVGAISDVTPQPHNGCRPPKRRRV
- the rpsD gene encoding 30S ribosomal protein S4, with amino-acid sequence MARYTGPITRKSRRLRTDLVGGDQAFEKRPYPPGQHGRARIKESEYLLQLQEKQKARFTYGVMEKQFRRYYEEAVRHSGKTGENLLQILESRLDNVVYRAGLARTRRMARQLVSHGHFSVNGVHVNVPSYRVSQYDIIDVRDGSLNTVPFQIARETAGDRPIPSWLQVVGERQRILVHQLPERAQIDVPLTEQLIVEYYSK
- a CDS encoding DNA-directed RNA polymerase subunit alpha, giving the protein MLISQRPTLSEEILTDSRSQFVIEPLEPGFGYTLGNSLRRTLLSSIPGAAVTSIRIDGVLHEFTTVPGVKEDVTDIILNLKGLVVSSEEDEPVTMYLRKQGPGEVTAGDIVPPAGVTVHNPGMHIATLNDKGKLEVELVVERGRGYVPAVQNRASGAEIGRIPVDSIYSPVLKVTYKVDATRVEQRTDFDKLILDVETKSSITPRDALASAGKTLVELFGLARELNVEAEGIEIGPSPAEADHIASFALPIDDLDLTVRSYNCLKREGVHTVGELVSRTESDLLDIRNFGQKSIDEVKVKLHQLGLSLKDSPPSFDPSEVAGYDVATGTWSSEGSYDDADYAETEQL
- the rplQ gene encoding 50S ribosomal protein L17 — translated: MPKPTKGPRLGGSSSHQKALLANLATSLFEHGRIKTTEPKARALRPYAEKLITHAKKGTLHNRREVMKKIRDKDVVHALFAEIGPHFADREGGYTRIIKVEARKGDNAPMAVIELVQEKTVTSEADRARRVKASKKSSETGEAPVAAAAAPQAAVEPEAAEGPTAEEATAVEAEVEETTTAEAVEPATEAEATEQPEAETADEGDEPTDK
- the truA gene encoding tRNA pseudouridine(38-40) synthase TruA, giving the protein MTSPPTSSEDVRLRLDIAYDGTDFAGWATQAGQRTVAGVIDDALTTVFRTPVKLWAAGRTDTGVHATGQVAHVDVPAAALPHAYPRSPRAGDPEFLPLLRRLGRFLPTDVRVLGIARAPAGFDARFSALRRHYEYRLSTAAYGVQPRQARYITAWPRDLDVEAMSIASRDLLGLNDFAAFCRYRTGATTIRDLQRLDWSRDGDLITAHVTADAFCWQMVRSLVGALLAVGEHRRSAQWCRELLSAPARSSDFAAAPAQGLTLVGVDYPPDDELASRILITRDLRTR
- a CDS encoding cutinase family protein — its product is MGVKPFGNTLFAISMIAGSALTLAPVASAGPPCPGAEVVFARGREEPPGAGLVGDAFANSLRSKTQLPLGVYGVNYPADVDPAKGAIDMSNHVQYMAKHCPNTREVLGGYSLGAVSADLVIAVTQPSFGFKNPLPPGIDQHVAAVALFGNGTQRVLGPVPGFSPAFAGKTIEECAPGDPICNGNGKAVWASHLQPSYIDSGLVDQAASFAAGKL